The Stieleria maiorica genome includes the window TCGCTCTCGTCTTCGACACCCGGCCCGACGCGGAAGTTGACGGTTCGTGGACGACCTTCATCGATGACGACCTGAACGTGTTCTACGTCACCGAGTGGTGCGGACTGTACGCCGCGATTGTTGAAGAGCAGACTGTCACAATGACGGACCATCTAGGTCGCGAACATATCATTCGAGACAATGAGATCAGTGACGAAGACTTGAACGCTCTGTTTGGTGAGATGCTCACCGCCCTGATGCACGAGCTGCGCGACGACGGTACGTTTGCGAAGCTGCCGCTGCGACCCGACGCGTTTCTGGTCATTGAGGAGTTCGATGGTCGCTACTTCTGGCCGACTTACGAAACAAGAAAAACCGAAGGCGCGATCGACGGCTAAAAAGGGATCTTGGAACGACGGTTAAAGCACTCTGCCTTTTCTGAACGCGGATGTTTTTGTGCCTCTTTGTGCTGTTTGTGGCAATCTACCCGTTCATTCGCCCGAGTCCTCCGGCGGCCGACGCCGTGGACACTCATTCATCTGCCGGTCAATATAGCCAAAGCCCTTTCGCGATTCCCACCGCATCTCGTTCCCGTGAGGTAGGGTTCAAGATCTTGTGCTTCGATCACTCAAACAGGGTCTTGGAGAATCACGATGGAGATTCCAGTTGTTACCGGTCTGATTTTGGGCGGCATTATTTCGCTAATGGTCAAGATCGGATTGGATGAGTTCGCGAAAAACAGAGCGAAATTGGCGGAATCCGAACAAGCTTACCAAGCCGCATTGTCAGAACTTCGGGCATACCCCAACGACTCTGAGAAGCGGGAGAATGCTTTGCGTCTTGGTCGCGAATTCTCGCGATTGTCACGTGAGGATAACAAAGAAACTGTCTATGACGAACTTGCCATCAAGAACGACATCGACGCAGCCTGTGCCGGTTCTTTCGTTGAGGCCGGCCGAGATGAGGTTGAATGTCCTTCGTGCGCAGAGTTGGTTTTGCGTAAAGCCGTGCGTTGTAAACACTGTGGCCACGATCTTGCGTTTTTAGTTGCCGGCGTGTGAGTTCATCATCGGAGTCGAAGGTGATGGGGCCGTTTTCTCCGACTTGTTTTGCAAACGGCACAGGAAGGCGAACTTACTTTTGGCGGACAGCTTGTCCTCTGCGTCACCACATCCTTCATAACGCCTTGCGCATTCGGTCAAGTGGCGTTCGGCTTCAAAGTGATGATCGCGTTCGCATTCAACTTCTCCCATCACTCGGTGTTATTGTTACTCTGGCAACCGACGCCGGGGACCGCATTTCAATTTTCGGTCGATGAAACGGTAGGTGATCCTGCGGAAACTTGATGTGAACTCGCGATGAGCTTCAAAACGTGGCGATCGATCCAATCGCGAGCAGCGCGGTAAATCCAAGCCCCGCAAGGAACAGCATCATTGTCATCGCGCTGTTCCAGAATCGAAAGTAGGTGCCATACCCTTCGATCGTAGGTCCAGCCATGAAACACAGGTTTGCGAAGACGCCCCCGAAGACGACCGAGACCCAATAGCCGGGGAGCGACGCGTGGTGAGGGAATCCGACGAATGTTGTGGTCAGCACAATTGGGACAAGGATTGCGTTGTAATAGAGACGCAACCGTTCCCACCGTCGAATGATTGGTGCGAAGTCAACGCTGTCCGTATTTGTTGAGCTCGGTGATGTGGTTGGGGCAGTGTACGGGTTTGACGTTGTCTCGTTTTCCATTGACTCGTCCCAGAACGATGGCGGATCAGGCTGGCGTCGTCGATCGGGCCCACGTGATGACGGCGTTGGCCGACTTTGGCAAACTCGTTCTTGTGTGAGTTTAATCGCGCAATGTCATCGCCGGTGCGGCTGTGTCGTGCGTCGGGGAAAGGTGGGGTCAAAAAATTTCGTGGTCAAAAAATGTTGCGGCCGAGACGGGCGGGCAGAACACCCGCGGGTAACACGAAGCTGCACGGCTACGAAACGCGGTCGATTTGCGATAGAATCTGCGTCCAACCCCCGGGGGTGTAGCTCAGTCGGTTAGAGCAGGGAACTCATAATTCCTTGGTCGCGGGTTCGAGTCCTGCCACCCCTACTTACGATCCGACGCGTGCCGCTTACGGGTTGAAGGTCCGCAGCATTTTGCGGCCCTTGTACAGGTTGAACAGATCTTCGGCGCCCAGTGGGCGGGTGCGTCCGGCGGTCGCCTGGTCGATCGTTTCCAAGCCGTCGGTGATGACGACGCACTCGGTGCCTTCGCGGTTGGCCGTGAACACGCCGGCCCGTTCGTCCAAAAACAGTCCCAGCAACACGGGTTTGAGTTCTTCATAGCCGAGATGTTGCAGGTGTTGCTGGAATGTTTCCATCGCCCGGCGTTGGGCTTCGTTCATCGATTCGGTCGGGACCGAGAAGATGTCTTCGTGATCAGCGTGCCAACCGGCGTAGATGGCAAAGATGTCGTCGATCGGCATGTCCGCCAAGTCACAGGCCATGGTGAAGACGGCCGGACCGGTCATGCCGAGGTTGCTGTAACCCCGATCGCCCATGTTGTATTCGAAGCGGACCAGCGTGACGTCGACCGGATCGTTGAAGCTGGGCCACAGCAACCGTCGCGACTCCGCGACTTCGACGTGGGTCGGCGGCACGCCCATCTGGTGCGGCTGGCTCAACCACAACGCCATCTCGGCTTCGGCGGTCGCGTCGGGCGTCCGGTAGTCCTCGTCGATTTCGTTGCCGATCCCCAGCTCGTCGGCATAGGCGATCGCACGCAACCGTGCGGCGGGATCGCTGGCGAGTTCGATCAGTCGTTTGCGGCCTTCTTCGTCGCCCAGCTTGGCCAGCGCCCCGGCGGCTTCACATTGCACGCGTCGGTGTCGCAGCAGGACGGTTTGGTTCAGTTTTCCGATCGCCGATTCGTCGCCGATCAGTGCCAGTGAATCGCACAGCGCGACCGCCAACGCGACCGCTTCGGCGAGCCGCTTTTGCACCGTCGGCACATCGTCGCCGAAAGCGCGTGGGTTGTCTTCGAAGAAACCTAGGCGGCTGGAGACTTGTCCGAGCAATTCGATCAGCGCGGCGAGGATGCCGGCGGCGGGGTGTTCGTCCACGCGTCCGCTGCGCGACAGATAATTTGCCAAGTCGAGCAGCGAGGCGGCTAGTGCCGGTTCGGAAAGGCAATCCAAGGCCGCCGGGAAGACGGCGTCGACCGGCCAGTCGTCATGCTGCATCAAGGGGCTGAGCATTTGAGCCGCGTCCATCCAATCGCTCGGCGGGCGTTGCTTCAAAATATCGACAAACACCTCCAGCGACTCGCGCGAGCGTGCCAAGGTCAACAGGTGCAACAGCAGATGGCGGTTGGAGGTTTCCGGCGGCAGCGATTGATCGATTTGACGGATCACGTCGGGCGTCAACGTCCCGATGATCTCCATCGACGCTTCGGACCGGTCTTGGACCAGCAGCGTGTGCACGACGCGCAGCAGGGCGCCGACGATCGCGGGGTCGGACTGGCCCAAACGGTCCGGATGGCCGGCCAAGTGGGCCAGGACGGAGACGGCCGATGCGGCATCGCCGGAGGCGAGTTCGCGGAGGCGGTAACCTGCGGCGACCGCGTCGGCATCGGCGCCAAGGAGCGAGGAAAGGGTCTGCTGAATCGACACGACAAAACGTCCGGGAGGGTGCGGTCTGGGGTTCAGCCGTCGAGTGATAACCGGAAGCCAGCAGGCAAACAAGGTGTTGCCCCCTCCGCTGGCGGTCAGCTCTTTTGGGGCATTTCCGCCGGCGTGGTCGGCAGAAGCTCCAACGCTTTGAGCCGGATTTCGATGCGGCTTTCCTCTCGCCGTTTGGCCTGGTCGATCAAGCGAGCGATTTCGCGTGGCGTCAACCGGCCACGTTGCAGCGGTGTCAAATCGTCTTCATCCAGCTCCGCCTCGACCTGCTCGTCGCCGTCGTCCGCAGGGTCTGGTGTCGCGTCGTCGTCGTTTGCCGCATCCTGGTCGGACTTGTCCCCGACATTGACCGGGGCCTTCATCGGCACCACCAGCTCTTCGTAGATGATTCCAAAAATCGGGTGTTCGGCCGGCTCGGCGAAGCCGATTTCGGTGACCGGGACGGAGTGCAGGAAGGCGATCGTGGCGGCGGCCACATCGCCCACTTGGACTTCGCTGCCATGGACGCCCACGTAGCGTTTTTGGAACACCACGGTGGAGTCGTGGATGTGAACTGCTAGCAAGGACGCGTGTTTGGGCGTCCCTTGTCGCGCGATCGTTTGCATGCAGCGGCACAGCAGGATCGGGTCGGGGTTCTGTTGAAGCGTTTCGAGCGCCAGCGTCAGCCCGATGTCCATTTTCCACTGCAGAGCCAAACGCAGCACCTGTTCGCGGATGCTCAGATCGCTGCGGGCCATCCAGGTGGCGACGATCCGCATGAAGGGCTTGCCGAACACCGCGTCTTTGCGGAAATCGTTGGCCGGATAAAGCTGTAACAACGACGCGACGATCAAATCGTATTGCGGACCGGCTTGAAAATTGGGGTCGGTCATCGGCAGCAGCAGTGCCAGCAAGTCAATTCGCTGGGGGACCTCGCGCGGTCCGACGCCACGTTCAATCAGTCGGCGGTGAACCCGCGACAGGCCCATCGAAAGTTGTTGTGGGGTGCCCCCGAGTGAATCGACCAGGTCAGGGTGTTCGCGATACAGATCGACAAACAGCTCGCGGATGGGGGGGGAATCGCCGAACCACTTTTCGAATTCCGGCCAGTTTTCCAGTTCCGAGGGGCCGCCTTGCAAGAACGAGCGGATTCGGGATTCCAAGTTCTGCTTGGCCAGCGACTCGATGATGCGATCGAGCCGGTCGGATTGTTCGGTGTCATTGCTTTGGCGGCGGATCGATCGCAGGGTCGGCAGCGTGGCCGGGCCGATCCGAAACAGCTGTTCAGACGCCTGTTCGCGGACGGCGAATTGATCGCTGCGGAGGTCGTTGACGAGCTTAGTGACGTGCCGCTCGAATTCCTGAGACGATGCCGGCTCGGCGACTGCTTTCGCATCCGACGCTGCGGGTGGGGTTTGACCGACCGCGGTGTACGCCCCCACGCCACCCCCCAAGTGAACGGCAGCGATGGCCAACACCGCCAGACCCACGGCGCGCGGCGCCTGAGACATCGGGTGAAATGGCCAGGGCAGTTGGAATGGCCAGGGCAGGGAAAATGAACCGGTCATGCCGCAAAGAGGGTCCCAAGGAAGCGATCTGGACTCGCGTCAACACGTTTTCGCTTGTCGATTCTATCTGGTCCGGCTAGTCTGTGGGGAGTGACATTTTGGGCGATCTTTCGTCTGAAGCGTATTTCATGGGATTTACGGCCACTTGCAGCCCTTCTGCTAAAGAGCCATGCAAACAAAGCACACAGCCGGTGACGCCACGTCACCATCATCGACCAAGCCTTCTAACCAAGGCGATTCTTCTGTTCCGGCGGACGCTTCCGCTGTGATTTCCACGGGGGGCCTGGAAGCAATGCCCACGCGTCGCGCGGACCTATCCACACAGTGCGTTCACGCAGGCGAGCGACGGCAAAAGGATTCCGGCAGCATCACCACGCCGATCTACACCGCCGCCACGTTCACCTTCGAATCGACCGACGATTTGATGCGATTCGTCAACGGGGACGAACAGCGTGAAGAATACGGACGCTACGGAAACCCCAACGAACGCAGCGTCGAAGCCAAGATCGCGGCGCTGGAAAAGTGCGAGGAAGCGATCGTCTATGGCAGCGGCATGTCGGCGATCGTCGGATTGCTGATGACCAAACTGTCCGCCGGCGACGAAATTGTTTTCTTCGACCAGTGTTATCACCGCAGCCGCGAATTCTGTGCCAAGCACCTCTCCCGCTTCGGTGTGGTCACCCGTCAAGTGACGACCGGTGATTACGACGCGATGGAAGCGGCGATCAACCGCAACACCAAGATGCTGGTCAGCGAATCGCCGACCAACCCGCACCTTTCGGTCATCGACCTGGAAAAATTTGCCGCCGTCGGCAAAGCCAACGAAGTCGAAACGCTGATCGATGCGACATTGGCCACGCCCTACAACATGAATCCCACCGAGTACGGGATCGACTATGTGCTCCACTCGGCGACCAAGTACCTGGGCGGACACAACGACTTGCTGGCCGGTGTGATCTGTGGCCGCAGCGAGCAACTGGAAGCCGTCCGCAGCATGCGCGGCATCCTGGGCAACATCAGTTCGCCCCACAACCTGTACCTGCTGGAACGGGGATTAAAAACGTTCGAATTGCGGATGCAGCGTCAAAACGAAAATGGGCTGCGGATCGCTGAATTCTTGGAATCTCACCCGCGTGTCGAACGCGTTTATTACCCGGGTCTGAAAAGCCATCCGACCCACGCGATCGCCGCGGCCCAGATGCGAGGCTTTGGCGGGCTGATCACGTTCACGATCCGCGATGCCGATTGGAAGCAAACGGCCAACGTCGTTGATGCCGCTCGGATCCCGCGGATCGCGCCCAGCTTGGGCGGCGTGGAGTCGCTGATCGAGCAACCGTTGGTGATGAGCTACTTCCACTGCACGCCCGAAGACCGCGTGCGATTCGGCATCGCGGACAACATGATCCGCATGTCTTGCGGGATCGAGAACGGTGATGATCTGATCGCCGATCTGGAGCAAGCGCTGTCGGTATGAGCGATCAGGATGGCCGCGGCGAGGCGTCGCGCGAAAACGCCTTTCGTACCCGTGCGATTCATGTCGGCAATGAGATCGATCCGGCGACCGGTGCGGTCGTTCCGCCGATTCATTTGGCCAGCACCTTTCGCCAACCCGGTGCGGGCGAGTGGGGCGAGTTCGATTATTCGCGGAGCGGCAACCCGACTCGGAGCAACTTGCAGAACACGCTGGCGTCGTTGGAGTCGGGCGTCGGTGCGTTGGCGTTCGCCAGCGGGATGGCCGCCATCCATTGTGTCACGATGTTGCTGGAGCAAGGTGACCATGTTGTCGCCGGTTGCGATTTGTACGGCGGCGCGTATCGGTTGTTGCACAAGATCTGCAACCGCAGCGGCATCGACGTCACGTTGGTCGACATGACCGATGCCGACGCCGTGTCCGATGCGGTCAACGATCGGACCAAGTTGATCTGGGCCGAAACGATCGGGAACCCGCGTCTGACGATTCCCGATCTGCCGCGGTTGGCGTCGATCGCCAAACAGCGTGGCGTGTTGATCGGAGTCGACAATACCTTCGGAACGCCGGCGCTGGTGCGGCCGTTGGAGCACGGGATCGACATCGTGATGCATTCGGCGACGAAGTACTTGGGCGGTCACAGCGATTGTCTGGGCGGCACACTGGCGGTGGCCGACAAGGACCTTTTTGACCGGCTGTACTTCATTCAAAACGCAACCGGCGCGGTGTTGGATCCGCTGAGTTGTTTCCTGGTCAGCCGTGGGCTGAAGACGTTGGATTTAAGGATTCGCGAACAGTCCAAGACGGCGCTCGAGTTGTCGCGCTGGCTGGAACAGCACCCCAAGGTTCGCACCGTGCTGTACCCGGGGCTGGAAAGTCATCCGCAGCACGCGTTGGCGGCCAAGACGCTCGACGGCGGGTTCGGCGCCATGGTGACGTTTGAACTCGATGCGGGGATCGCAGAAACGGCCAAGGCTTGTGAATCGACCAAGCTGTTTCACCTGGCCGTCAGCCTGGGAGCGGTGGAGTCGTTGATTGAACAACCGGCGACGATGTCCCACGCCAGTTACGATGCCGCCGACCGTGCCCGATTCGGCATCACCGACGGGTTGATCCGATTGTCGGTCGGGCTGGAGTCACCCGGCGACCTGCGCGAGGATTTGACGCAAGCGATCGACGCCGCGTTGTGATGCCAGCGTTAATCGCTCCTCATCATTCTGCCCCGTATCATTCTGCCGTCCCTCCGCTGACTCTCATCATCGCGGTTGGGTGAAGAGGTAGGAAGATTTTGGAGGTAGGAAAATTGGTTCCATTGAATAGTTGAACGGTAACTTTCTTACCCTCAAAATCTTCTTACCCGAATTGCCTCGATGGTAGTGGGCGAGGCGACGAGCCCATTACCTTCGGCATGCAACGCGTGCCCTACTTCGCCAATCGTTCCTCAAAAAACTCCAGCATCCAATCGGTCAGCTTGGGGCTGAGAAAGGCGAACAGGTGGCCTTTGCCGGGCAGCGTTTGCAGGGAGGAATCGACGTCGCTGTCGACCAACGATCGGTGAAAGTTTTTGGCGTTGTTGACCGGGACGATCCAATCGGCTTCGCCGTGGATGATTTGAAACGGCGGGTCTTTGGACGAGGTGAAGCAGATCGGCGAGGCGGCGGCGTAGACGCCGGGCAACTCGCGTCGCGATCCGCCCAGGAAAAACGAGAGCGAGGTGTTGTCCGGCGGCAGGTCGCGAAAGTCCGTCGGCGGCCCGCCGATGCAAACGGCACCGATCGGCGGCAATTTTTTCCAGCGCTCGTCGTCCTGCGGCCACGCGGTGGTTTGGCGGACGGATTCCCAAGGTTCATCGGCGAGCGTGGCGACCAACGAAACCAGATGCCCGCCGGCGGAATAACCATACATCCCGACACGCCCGCTGTCCCAACCGTACTTCGCTGTGTTTTCGGTAATCCAGACCAGTGCGGCGCGAACGTCGTCGACCTGGTCGGGGAATTTCGAACTCGGGGCGTGACGGTAATTGATCGCCACGGCCGCGAACCCGTTCCCGGCCAAATCGCGGGCGTGCCGCTCCATCGTCCATTTATCGCCCGTCGCCCAGCCACCGCCGTGGACGACCAGCACTACCGGCCAGCGGCGATCCGGGGCGGACTCGATCGCAGGTTCCGGCGGTGTGGCTGGCCCCGGCGGTGTGGCTGGCCCCGGCGGTGTGGCTGGCCCCGACGGTGTATTCGGCCCTGGCGGTGACTTTGTTTGCGGCAGGTAGACATCACATCGGCCGGCGCTGTCGCGGTCATCGGCGTGGTCCCGATACCGCAAATTTGCGAACTTTTTGACGTCAAAAGCCGTCGGTTTGGTCTCGGTGGAGGCGGAATCCGACAGGGTAGGCGACGCTTGATCGGTGGTCGGATCAGCCGCAGCGGCCGGAATCAAGGTCTCGTGGCTGATCGTCAGGACGCCGAAAAGGCCTGCGGCAACACAGATCGATCGCTTCCAGTTTCGTCGCCGAGTCATCAATGGAGTCCGCTCATTGGGCAATTGGCCTGCACACGTATAATGGTGTGGCGATGGCAAGGTTATTGA containing:
- a CDS encoding alpha/beta hydrolase; protein product: MTRRRNWKRSICVAAGLFGVLTISHETLIPAAAADPTTDQASPTLSDSASTETKPTAFDVKKFANLRYRDHADDRDSAGRCDVYLPQTKSPPGPNTPSGPATPPGPATPPGPATPPEPAIESAPDRRWPVVLVVHGGGWATGDKWTMERHARDLAGNGFAAVAINYRHAPSSKFPDQVDDVRAALVWITENTAKYGWDSGRVGMYGYSAGGHLVSLVATLADEPWESVRQTTAWPQDDERWKKLPPIGAVCIGGPPTDFRDLPPDNTSLSFFLGGSRRELPGVYAAASPICFTSSKDPPFQIIHGEADWIVPVNNAKNFHRSLVDSDVDSSLQTLPGKGHLFAFLSPKLTDWMLEFFEERLAK
- a CDS encoding zinc ribbon domain-containing protein, whose protein sequence is MEIPVVTGLILGGIISLMVKIGLDEFAKNRAKLAESEQAYQAALSELRAYPNDSEKRENALRLGREFSRLSREDNKETVYDELAIKNDIDAACAGSFVEAGRDEVECPSCAELVLRKAVRCKHCGHDLAFLVAGV
- a CDS encoding HEAT repeat domain-containing protein, translating into MSIQQTLSSLLGADADAVAAGYRLRELASGDAASAVSVLAHLAGHPDRLGQSDPAIVGALLRVVHTLLVQDRSEASMEIIGTLTPDVIRQIDQSLPPETSNRHLLLHLLTLARSRESLEVFVDILKQRPPSDWMDAAQMLSPLMQHDDWPVDAVFPAALDCLSEPALAASLLDLANYLSRSGRVDEHPAAGILAALIELLGQVSSRLGFFEDNPRAFGDDVPTVQKRLAEAVALAVALCDSLALIGDESAIGKLNQTVLLRHRRVQCEAAGALAKLGDEEGRKRLIELASDPAARLRAIAYADELGIGNEIDEDYRTPDATAEAEMALWLSQPHQMGVPPTHVEVAESRRLLWPSFNDPVDVTLVRFEYNMGDRGYSNLGMTGPAVFTMACDLADMPIDDIFAIYAGWHADHEDIFSVPTESMNEAQRRAMETFQQHLQHLGYEELKPVLLGLFLDERAGVFTANREGTECVVITDGLETIDQATAGRTRPLGAEDLFNLYKGRKMLRTFNP
- a CDS encoding trans-sulfuration enzyme family protein; translation: MPTRRADLSTQCVHAGERRQKDSGSITTPIYTAATFTFESTDDLMRFVNGDEQREEYGRYGNPNERSVEAKIAALEKCEEAIVYGSGMSAIVGLLMTKLSAGDEIVFFDQCYHRSREFCAKHLSRFGVVTRQVTTGDYDAMEAAINRNTKMLVSESPTNPHLSVIDLEKFAAVGKANEVETLIDATLATPYNMNPTEYGIDYVLHSATKYLGGHNDLLAGVICGRSEQLEAVRSMRGILGNISSPHNLYLLERGLKTFELRMQRQNENGLRIAEFLESHPRVERVYYPGLKSHPTHAIAAAQMRGFGGLITFTIRDADWKQTANVVDAARIPRIAPSLGGVESLIEQPLVMSYFHCTPEDRVRFGIADNMIRMSCGIENGDDLIADLEQALSV
- a CDS encoding trans-sulfuration enzyme family protein, with amino-acid sequence MSDQDGRGEASRENAFRTRAIHVGNEIDPATGAVVPPIHLASTFRQPGAGEWGEFDYSRSGNPTRSNLQNTLASLESGVGALAFASGMAAIHCVTMLLEQGDHVVAGCDLYGGAYRLLHKICNRSGIDVTLVDMTDADAVSDAVNDRTKLIWAETIGNPRLTIPDLPRLASIAKQRGVLIGVDNTFGTPALVRPLEHGIDIVMHSATKYLGGHSDCLGGTLAVADKDLFDRLYFIQNATGAVLDPLSCFLVSRGLKTLDLRIREQSKTALELSRWLEQHPKVRTVLYPGLESHPQHALAAKTLDGGFGAMVTFELDAGIAETAKACESTKLFHLAVSLGAVESLIEQPATMSHASYDAADRARFGITDGLIRLSVGLESPGDLREDLTQAIDAAL